Below is a window of Poecile atricapillus isolate bPoeAtr1 chromosome 2, bPoeAtr1.hap1, whole genome shotgun sequence DNA.
AGCCAGACCACAGTGGAATAGTCCTTACCAGAGTGACTCTGCACCATGTATTTATTCTAAAATAAGGTCCGATTTAGAAAGACTGCTTTTGGAAAATATGGAGCAATCCAACTCTTACTCCAGGACACAAAATTCGAAGCATATatatgagaaataaaacataagCACCACACTGGATTTCTGCTGATGTTTTTGTTATTCTTTTGCAGACGCCAGCGCTACTGCCCTATGAAGTGAAACGGCATTTTGCAATGGACTCTGAACTGTGAGCAGAACAGGGAGTTTTCAGAGAAGCTACTGACAGTTAGCTCTCTTCATTGAGTTGTTGTATCTAGCATAATgttgaaggagaaaaaaaaaactctgaaGGAGAGCAAGTCCCTGACAACttaaaccaaaaaacaaacacaaaaaggacGGCTACttgttttagaaagaaaagtGTCGAGGAAAAATTACAGAATATGTTGTCCCGAGTTTTATGGGAAATTTACAGAGTCACAGCAATTCAAAAAAATCTTAgttaccattaaaaaaaacaacaaaccaaaacctaTACAAGAAGGAAGATTTTACTAGAGAGTGCCAGTTGTAAGAGAGAAGTTACAAACACACCATCAAGAAGAGCTCAAGCAGTGCTACTACAGAAACAGTAGCACATATAAGGTTAAGGCTTTGACTAACTCTCTCATAGCAAAACTCCAAAGCATTGCCTACCTGTTTCCATTCTACCTCTGCACCAGGTGTGCTTATaacagaaggaaagagagacCAGGACTGAAACTATTTTGTCAAGCTACATAAATCATTAGGAATTCACAACTGCAAAGTCATGTATTATTTTCCAACAGGTTGTTGAGCTGTCATATTACAACTTGTTGCTTTATACGGCgctattaaaataaatcactgcACGTAACAGGTTCAGCTCTGCCACCTATAAGTCATTCTGCATTTTACACCTGGGAGGCGGGCCGGCTCTGCTTAGTCGCGCCGAACTGCGGCTTCGTTCGAAATACCCGGGAAGGGGAGGGACCTGGCAGGAGAAAATACAAACAAGTTTCGTAAAATAACTTTCCAACAAGACCTCGCTGTCATCTTGGCTAATCACGGCTCTGATACGTCTTATTAGGGCATACCCACCTTTGCTACCTTGCTTCTCCACCCACCACCCTTTCAGATCTTTGTCCTGGCTCCGCCTCTCGCCGGCGTTATAATGGGCTGGTCTGAAAGTGGTGGAGAGACACACAACCACAGGGGAAGGGAGAGATAATGACAATAACACTAATAACCCTAATAACCCGTCTGCTGCCCGCCTCGCAGCGAGGAGCCAGCCCGGCGTCCCGGCACTGACAGGTCGAAGCCGGAGAGAGCGGAGTAACCCCGACGGCCCTCGAGAGCTTCTCCCCGCGCCCGGGGAGCGCCGAACGGTAACAGCGGCAGCGCCCCCGAGGAGCACCGAGCCCGGGCGCACACGGACAAGTGCCAGCTCCGGCAACCGCCCGCCCTCTACTCGCACCGGCTCCACGGGGGCCGCCTCGCCCCTCTCCTTCGGCCCCATGGAGCGGCGACAGTAAACAGCGAGAAGGACAAAAAAGAGGGGCGAAAGGAGAGCGAGCACCCCAGTGGGGGAGAAGGAGGTGGAAGCCCGGAGGGATCGCCCAGTCCCGAGGGCGGCAGGGCACCGCCGCCCGTCCTCGGTGCCCACCGGCCGCGAAGGGGCCGGCCCCTGCCAGCGACCCCGGCCCGGCGGGCTGAGGCGGGCGCGGAGCCCCGCTGCCCTGTCCTGACGGTCTCGCCTGCCGCCGCGGAGCTGTCCAAGCCGGCGGGGGGGATAGAAAGCCCCCGGGTCCCCTCGCTGCCTCCCGCCTCCCTTGAGGCCGCGCCGAGGGGCGGGGGTCGCGCCCGCCCAGCGGAGCCGCGGGGTGCGGGGGGGCCGGCGGCGCCATCGCCATGAAGCTGGAGGTGTTCTCGCAGCACTATGAGGACAAGCTGAGCGCCGGCAGCGACCAGGAAGGCAGCGGCTCGCTCTCCCCGGCTCCGGCGGAGAGCGAGCTGGGCTCGGACGGTGACTGCGCGGCCAACAGcccgggcggcggggccgggcggccgGGGCatcccccgccgccgccccccacGCCGCAGCCCCCGCCACCGCCGCCGGCCGAGAGCGCCAAGGGGAAACCCTACACGCGGCGGCCGAAACCGCCCTACTCCTACATCGCGCTGATCGCTATGGCCATCCGCGACTCGGCCGGCGGCCGCCTGACCCTGGCCGAGATCAATGACTACCTGATGAGCCGCTTCCCCTTCTTCCGCGGCGCCTACACCGGCTGGCGCAACTCGGTGCGCCACAACCTCTCCCTCAACGACTGCTTCGTCAAGGTGCTGCGCGACCCGGCGCGGCCCTGGGGCAAGGACAACTACTGGATGCTGAACCCCAGCAGCGAGTACACCTTCGCCGACGGCGTCTTCCGCCGCCGCCGCAAGCGCCTCAgccgcgccgccccgccgccgcagcccgcccgccccgccgccggcgCCCAGCCGCAAGTGCCGCAGGAGGCGGCCGGAGCGGGCGCCGCGTCCCCCGGCGCTTCCCCGCGGTGCTGCTGCGCCTCCTCGCCCTGTCGCTGCGCGCCGGGCGACAAGGAGGCagcggcggggggcggcggggcgaggccggcgggcggcggcgccgccAAGTTCTCCAGCTCCTTCGCCATCGAGAACCTCCTGCAGCGGCCGGCAGGACCCCGCGCCgccccgcagccgccgccgaCACCCCGCGGCCGCCTCCTGTGGCCGGCGCCGCCCGCGCCCCCGCACCTGCTGCCCGGCCCCTACCCGCTGCTCCCCTACCCACCTGCCGCgcagcccccgcccgccgccgccctcTACGGCGGGggcctcctgcagctctgcgCCTACGGGCTGGGAGAGCcgtcgccgccgccgccgctgctgctgggGGGCGGGCGGCCCGCGCTGGCCCCGGGCGAGCCGTCGCCGCTGGCGGAGCGGCCGCCGCTGTTCCACGCCGGCATCCCCAAGGGCGGGCGGGGACCGCCGCCCGGCTCCCCGCTCTACGGGCACCTCCGGCTCGCCGGGCCGCTGCCGCCGGCGGCGGGGGGCTCGGCCTCGTTCCAGCCGTACGCCGTGGAGACCCCCCTGGCTTAATGGAgcccccctcctcccctgcGAGGGACCTGCCCGGGGAGGCGtggagggggaagggaggaggcTCTGGATCCCGCACTTTAACTCCAGAGGCGACCACAGCCTCCAAGCGAAAGCCTCGGTGACTGTGCCTTAGTGAAATGACAGTGGGTTTAACTTaagccaaaaaagaaaaaaaaaaaaaaaaaaaaggaaaaaaaaaagaaaaaaaatgaaaaaaagagaaaaggaaaagaaaagaggaaaaaaagggggggaaaaagaaaaaaaaaaatcaactgtcGGTTTGGACATAGCCATGAGCCTCAAGTGCTTCTTACTGTTCGTTGACACTACTTGACTTAAGCCAGTCCCTCGCCACCTCCTTTCTATGCCCCTCTCTTGTCCCCACACCTCCTGCTACCGAAGCCTGGGGCAGCAGAGCGGGGGTGCCCCGCAGAGGGGCGCGGTGGCGGCCGCCGGGGGATGCGCTGTGCGCTTGGGAGGgcggggaggagggagggggccgggaacagcagggagagaggaggggagggggccgGGGTCTGCTGTGGAGCCGTAGGTCTGTACTGCAAAGCAATGCATCACTGTGCCAAAAGAAACCTTTTCTCCTGTCCGGCAACTAGCATTTCGTGGGAAGGGAggatattaaattatttataaaagtaGTGTTTTTAACACAAAGAGAGTGCagcttttttaattaattattggAGGGGGCGGGAGAGGGGAAAGGGCTCCAGGAAATGTCAGGCGTTGTTTCCTGTACTGACTGGCGTTCTACATATATGGTCAATACCACTGCTACTGGAAAGagaagagtaatttttttcttattttcgTGTTtgtatgtaatatatatatgcGTGTGCGTTTTACTGACGCTCGGCCACCATGTTTTTccggttttttttcctttctcctttcccccgAATAAAAGCTGCCCCCTAAATAAAGGCGGTAATAAGGAGAAGAGCGTGATGTCTGTATTGACGTGAGGGAGGGAAGCCTGTCGTGGGACAACCTTGACCGAGAAGCTTGCTAGGTCCGcggggggcagcagggctgcccacCCTTTCATCCCCACTCCTGCGGGCGGGTAGAGGTGCCACCTATGGACCCGCCTTTTTTAGTTACGGGAGATGAGAGGTTCTTCTCTTGGGCTGCCACCAGATAAGTCCTCTGCAATTCCTCGAGTCAAATCAGAATTTCCCGCCGGGGCTCAGCCCTCCAGAAATGCTGGAGATTTGCAGGCGGGGCGATTTGCAGGCGAAGATCTTTGCAGGCAAACTGCCCGACGTAGGGGCAGCCTGTGAAAATCGTGTACATctgccttccttttttttttttttttttttttttccttctccccctttttttttttttctttttttttctcccgcGAATGACAGCAGGCGCCTGTTGTCATCTCTCGGTCCAAGGAAAACTCACTTCAGGAAGGTTGCCGGCACTACAGGGCTCTGGCTGCTTCTGGTGGGCACATCCCCGCTGGCACCTACAGCGGGCGAACACTCAGCGGGGTGAGGGCTGGGGGGTATCTGCTGGTAATAAAAAGTTTGCACGCCTTGCCTTCTCTCGAAGCCTTCAATGTTAAGCCTGGTTTGTATTTTCAGAAGTGAACAGCAAAGCCTAAGAAGGGCTAAGTCGGAAAAAGGAAAGGTTGAGGGGCTAACTGCCTCTGCTACTGAATTAGAAATCACTGACGTCCTTGAACTCGAAGTGTTTATACAAATGCTGAAATGATCATTTGAGATTCGTTTGTTCggttgtttattttaattaatactttaaaaaatatgaaaatcgGCGGGCTTTTTCCCCTTCAAGTCCTCTGTAAGCACAGGTTACCTAAAAAAACGATGACAAGAATTTTGGGCGTTGGATGGTCTTCTCTCTAATTACATGTATTTCAAACCTTGGAGTTTCTCTCCcacctctttttcccctcaatgCCGAGATTCAGCCACTGACTAGCTTCTACTCTACTCACAAAAATTATTCTCAATAGCAAAGGTGTGTTGTGAAAGGAAAGCTTCAAACAGAACAATCTGCGGCCAAAAACACCGACTTGTTTCAATACTGCTCGAGCAGATTTCACGGTGTGTTTAGCTCAGACCATAATATCCATCAGAACATTGTGAGAGATTAGTGACTAATGTATGAAGTAATCCAACCCTTGAAGGAATTGGTTTTTATGTACACACGCgcatgcacacatacacacaattTCAACATCATTCTGCCTTCAAGGCTCTGTGCAAATATTAATCTTTCCTTCCATAATCTGCTCTTTCCTCTGGCTTGTATTTTACCATCTCTTTTTTTATAGGAGTCCACATGACCTGTCAGCAAGCAACTCGTAGTGTCTTTTGCTTTTGTCCATCTTTAAAGGTCATATTTCAGGGTATGTTAAAAGCCTCTTGATGGAAAGTGGAATTTGTTATTACAAGCGTATAAGTATTTTAATCGGATGTATTTAAGTGTGAATAGGGATGAACTGTGTGTAAACGTATGCTTAACAGGATGACATTGAGCTTTTTACTCTTAGAAAATAAGTAcattgaaaaagaaaggaaaaaaaaagaaagaaaataaaaagccctCGGAGTTCGATATATCCCTTGTTAGTAAGTATTCTATTCTGTATTTATCTTCTGTGAAAcgccatttttttaaaatgtcgAGAAACGTGTGTCAAGAGCACAGCAACAGGGGTAGATGTGTCCTTGAGGTCCTTTCTTAGCCCTTGTTTGGATTTCCTCAGACGGTCGAGCTGAGGGTTTAGAATAGTGCCCGGTGCAGAGCGATGGGAGCAGGGGGCAGGTATCGCCTGCTGGCCAGAGCCCGCTGGGCGGCTGGGGGGCTTTCCCTTGCTGAAAGGTAGGGAGGGTCTTCTCCGCCTCCTCCTGCTTGCGCATCATCCTCCTAAGAGGAGGCAAGAGACGAATTTCTCCCGTTGACCTTTGGGTGGAAATGATCCCATTCGCTCTACTTCCCAGAGCACGCCGGCTCCATTGCTGCCGAGCGAGTGTCGGCACGGGGAGGCAGAAGCCGCTGTGCCGTGGCACGGCAGAGGCACCGCAGCAGCCCCGCCGGGCGGGCAGAGGGCGGCGCGGAGCGGCCCCCGGCCGGGACCCGGAGCGGGCTCGGCCCAGGGGGATGGCCGGCCCCGGTGCACAGCCATAAATCCGAGCTGTCAGCTTGTGACAGACGGCTGGTGAAACACAGCACCTGTCCAAACACTTTCCAGCAGCAGGTAATCAGAGAACCGACACTTTACATTTTTGTGTGGAACAAGCGCATTAACCATTTCACAGACCTTCCCGAAACAGCGATGTTTGTACGTCTGGgtgctttgtcttttttaaCGTCTAATAAATCAGGAtgacagaagagagaaaaagcctTTTGACTTGTGATATTTGACACATCAGCAGCAAGCCAACACTTTGGCGCCAAGGCCTTTTGGCCCTTCCAGTGTCTGCATCACCCACAGCATGTTTGTTGGATGGGTGCAGTTTGTGATGATACTTGAGGCATTTTTACACACTGCACAGGCAAAAATTAGGTCAGTAGCACAGAAAGCCTGACAGGAACAGGGAGCAAAACAAGTCTATATCAGCGTGTGAGGGGATCTGAAAACATCCCATGCTGGCTGTTCCAACCCGCTGCAGTTTCTTCATATGCCTGGTGGAAACACCAGCCTGAGCAGAATTACTCATGAATTCACATTCAGACCAGGCTCTGGTTTTAAGTGCTTTTTTGAAGAGAGATTTAGCTttccaaataaatatattttgctcCTGAGACTTTCCCCCCTATAACTGAGTCATCTCTTTCAGGCTTTGAATGTTTTAActtgctttaaaacaaaaataaataatcatacGTGacaatcaaaatattttcatcaaatACTTTGGGCAGCTTCTCCATATCCCACCCCAGCTATGGCAGATAGTGATTAAAATGTTTACCTGAATAATATTAGTCCTAGCCACTTTCCTAAATTTCTTCAAATTTAAACCTgatgagcagcagagctgcatcAATTTTTCCTTAATGGAGTAAGACCAAATTAATGCAAAGGAGATGTTTAAGCAGATTTTTGTGCACTTGAGGAATTAATGAACACACAGAAGAAATAAGCTTGCAAAAGTGATCTGTGGACATGATATATGTGGAGCTTGCATATATTGCACAGAGTCCATGCAGTGAGATGATACAATACTGCTGTGCCTTCCTTTATAGGGGAGACAAAGTTTTCAACTCTTGTATCTCAGTGAAGGCATGCCAGCAAGACAGAATTTTGATTGTTATTTTCCCACCAGATTAATGAAGCCTAATTTTCAGCAAGCAGATCTGATGAAGCCTGAAATTTGCATTCAGCTTACCTTCCAAATCACACATAACATGGCACAAGTATCCCATCAATATCCATAATGTTACTCTGGAAGGAATCCACTGAAATCAGTCATTTTATTCAACAGCTACCTCAGCACAGCAATTCTAGCTACAAAGCATAGATCTTTAGTGAAAGCTTCTAAGCAAAAATGTGCAGCCTTTTGTATCATACTAGATG
It encodes the following:
- the FOXQ1 gene encoding forkhead box protein Q1 gives rise to the protein MKLEVFSQHYEDKLSAGSDQEGSGSLSPAPAESELGSDGDCAANSPGGGAGRPGHPPPPPPTPQPPPPPPAESAKGKPYTRRPKPPYSYIALIAMAIRDSAGGRLTLAEINDYLMSRFPFFRGAYTGWRNSVRHNLSLNDCFVKVLRDPARPWGKDNYWMLNPSSEYTFADGVFRRRRKRLSRAAPPPQPARPAAGAQPQVPQEAAGAGAASPGASPRCCCASSPCRCAPGDKEAAAGGGGARPAGGGAAKFSSSFAIENLLQRPAGPRAAPQPPPTPRGRLLWPAPPAPPHLLPGPYPLLPYPPAAQPPPAAALYGGGLLQLCAYGLGEPSPPPPLLLGGGRPALAPGEPSPLAERPPLFHAGIPKGGRGPPPGSPLYGHLRLAGPLPPAAGGSASFQPYAVETPLA